One Robbsia sp. KACC 23696 DNA segment encodes these proteins:
- a CDS encoding (2Fe-2S) ferredoxin domain-containing protein, which produces MSESSSAASSFYKHHVFFCLNQRAEGASRPSCAGCGAAEMQQHAKKRIKSLGLAGEGQVRINQAGCLDRCELGPVLVVYPSATWYTYVDASDIDEIIDSHLVGGKVVERLLVDQPAA; this is translated from the coding sequence ATGTCCGAATCCTCTTCCGCGGCGTCGTCTTTCTACAAGCATCATGTCTTTTTCTGCCTGAACCAGCGTGCCGAAGGCGCCTCGCGGCCCAGTTGCGCCGGTTGCGGCGCGGCCGAGATGCAGCAACACGCGAAGAAACGCATCAAATCCCTCGGTCTCGCCGGCGAGGGGCAAGTCCGGATCAACCAGGCCGGTTGCCTGGACCGATGCGAACTCGGTCCGGTGCTGGTCGTGTATCCGTCGGCGACCTGGTACACCTATGTCGACGCGTCGGATATCGACGAAATCATCGACAGCCATCTGGTGGGAGGCAAGGTCGTCGAACGACTGCTCGTCGATCAACCAGCCGCATGA
- a CDS encoding VanZ family protein, with the protein MRTSKPVTAKPPVVSPEHLADKPWRRRASPLARQALAWWIALVVYGSLYPMSGWTDIGVGPFAYLAAPIPRWLTLFDLVTNVLGYVPLGVFVVLAVYPRLRGASAILVALLAGILLSGTMEAVQTYLPTRVASNLDLATNALGALIGGFITVPFVGALLDRGWLRRKRFQWFERHAGKAIALLLLWPVAQMYPQPFLFGIGDWPRRIWDLADPTTTGAILDFIPGLNALADALPDTLASWTDSHVWEAIITTLGVLGAGAFASLPIRATAPRHRLIYAMLCSAVIIKTVVNGLQSAGDWRNWFDWMTDGAVAGLLAGGLILPVILRFGMRIRAVCAFIALLLSLLLVNLLPLNPYWPGVQIGWQQGQYRHLNDLAQWLSGVWPYAALLWLAASAERAWLSGQARRRRPR; encoded by the coding sequence GTGCGGACCAGCAAGCCGGTCACCGCGAAACCGCCGGTGGTGTCGCCCGAGCACCTGGCGGACAAGCCATGGCGCCGGCGCGCATCGCCATTGGCGCGGCAGGCGCTGGCGTGGTGGATCGCGCTGGTGGTCTACGGCAGTCTCTATCCGATGTCCGGGTGGACCGATATCGGCGTCGGGCCGTTCGCCTATCTGGCCGCGCCGATCCCTCGCTGGCTGACCTTGTTCGACCTCGTAACGAATGTGCTGGGCTATGTGCCCCTGGGCGTGTTCGTCGTTCTGGCCGTCTATCCCCGGCTGCGGGGCGCCTCCGCGATCCTCGTCGCGCTGCTCGCCGGCATCCTGCTCTCGGGCACGATGGAGGCGGTGCAGACCTATCTACCGACGCGGGTGGCATCGAACCTGGACCTGGCGACCAATGCGCTCGGCGCGCTGATCGGCGGCTTTATCACGGTGCCGTTCGTCGGCGCGTTGCTGGACCGGGGCTGGTTGCGTCGCAAACGCTTCCAATGGTTCGAGCGTCACGCGGGAAAGGCCATCGCCTTGCTGCTGCTCTGGCCGGTGGCGCAGATGTATCCGCAGCCCTTCCTGTTCGGCATCGGTGACTGGCCTCGTCGCATTTGGGATTTGGCCGACCCGACGACCACGGGCGCCATCCTCGATTTCATTCCTGGATTGAATGCGCTCGCCGATGCCTTGCCCGATACGCTGGCGTCCTGGACCGATTCGCATGTCTGGGAAGCCATCATCACGACGCTCGGGGTACTCGGCGCCGGCGCTTTCGCCTCGCTGCCGATCCGCGCGACCGCACCCCGACACCGCTTGATCTACGCGATGCTCTGCAGCGCGGTCATCATCAAGACGGTCGTCAACGGCCTGCAATCAGCGGGGGACTGGCGTAATTGGTTCGATTGGATGACCGACGGGGCGGTCGCCGGACTGCTGGCTGGCGGCTTGATCTTGCCGGTGATATTGCGGTTTGGCATGCGCATTCGGGCGGTCTGTGCGTTCATCGCGCTGCTGCTATCCCTGCTTCTGGTCAATCTGCTGCCCTTGAATCCGTACTGGCCGGGCGTGCAGATCGGCTGGCAGCAAGGGCAATACCGCCATTTGAACGATCTCGCGCAATGGCTGTCGGGCGTCTGGCCCTATGCGGCGCTCCTCTGGCTGGCCGCGTCGGCCGAGCGCGCCTGGCTTTCAGGCCAGGCCCGGCGTCGGCGGCCACGCTGA
- a CDS encoding ABC-type transport auxiliary lipoprotein family protein gives MRGSLYLGLSTAAMSRRTVGVVCLVGSAMMLAACSTPKPMVSSRMARYDLGPSAALPMPQGDAASGVQTQAPTSVPATPSPGRPLLKLSPVAASASLDDDRIRYRLDYADIREARTYANSRWAGTPSQLLTERLRERLAPRAEMLQGGDPERAPQLRIELIDFSQRFVSARHGVGVVSVRASLRAPWPDAVTTDGGDAANGGGASEKAAVGASRTQPARTGLAATLRGAMMGTSTHGGAANQWIAQREFTVSVVCPTPDAAGAAAAIADASDRLAGELGNWVITALQAHPTAREQVQ, from the coding sequence ATGAGGGGCAGTCTGTATCTCGGTCTATCGACCGCAGCGATGTCGCGCCGCACGGTGGGCGTCGTATGCCTCGTCGGCAGCGCCATGATGTTGGCCGCTTGCTCGACGCCCAAGCCGATGGTCAGCAGCCGCATGGCGCGGTATGACCTCGGCCCGTCCGCCGCGCTGCCGATGCCGCAAGGCGACGCCGCGTCCGGCGTGCAGACACAAGCGCCCACGTCGGTTCCGGCCACGCCCTCGCCGGGCCGTCCGCTGCTGAAGCTGTCGCCGGTTGCCGCGTCCGCGTCGCTCGACGACGATCGGATTCGCTACCGCCTCGACTATGCCGACATTCGCGAAGCGCGGACCTATGCCAACAGTCGTTGGGCCGGCACGCCCTCGCAGCTGCTGACGGAACGTCTGCGGGAGCGTCTGGCGCCCCGCGCGGAAATGCTGCAAGGCGGCGATCCGGAGCGTGCGCCCCAACTGCGGATCGAGCTGATCGATTTCTCGCAGCGCTTCGTTTCCGCGCGTCATGGTGTCGGCGTTGTCAGCGTGCGGGCATCGCTGCGTGCTCCCTGGCCCGATGCGGTGACGACCGATGGGGGCGACGCCGCGAACGGTGGCGGCGCCTCCGAGAAAGCCGCCGTTGGCGCGTCGCGCACTCAGCCGGCGCGTACCGGACTCGCCGCCACGCTTCGCGGGGCGATGATGGGGACGTCGACGCACGGTGGCGCGGCAAACCAGTGGATCGCGCAGCGTGAGTTCACCGTCAGCGTCGTCTGTCCGACGCCGGACGCGGCCGGCGCCGCTGCCGCGATCGCCGATGCCAGCGATCGGCTGGCCGGCGAACTTGGCAACTGGGTCATCACCGCATTGCAGGCGCATCCGACGGCGCGCGAACAGGTACAGTGA
- a CDS encoding MlaD family protein translates to MENKSHAFATGLFTILLGAAIIVTLLWLRRDTTERVPYDVVTHGAVTGLAANAPVRYRGLLVGRVQRIGFDPSGNGDIDIRIMVDAKTPITHATEASLGLQGVTGLAFVQLSERSDDALSGGTTGTAASGTSGTSNAAGVAVSAATTDATAAATPLDHSPMSTSADHVARIPMRAGLIEQLEHRGQALLTQMAKISDNLGRWTNDGTRMQFMETMASIRHAANHVDALALHADPVVQKLPQTMAHLDQTVQSANRLMTTLNRPDGPLIGNLNRIGTAAQRTGDALADISAKVRYDTLPRLDALSDNVRVASRSISRAADLVADHPRSLLFGTPAPRPGPGEAGFGWPSASRGHADAPPHHTDDSNGSAADPGIDPGSHDADAQDALRAIAPKGEGE, encoded by the coding sequence ATGGAAAACAAGTCGCACGCGTTTGCGACCGGGCTGTTCACGATCCTGTTGGGGGCGGCGATCATCGTCACGCTGCTGTGGTTGCGGCGCGATACGACCGAGCGCGTTCCGTACGATGTCGTCACGCATGGCGCAGTCACCGGGCTGGCTGCAAACGCGCCGGTGCGCTATCGCGGCCTGCTCGTCGGCCGCGTGCAGCGGATCGGTTTCGATCCGTCCGGTAATGGCGATATCGATATCCGGATCATGGTCGATGCGAAAACCCCGATCACGCATGCCACCGAAGCCTCGCTCGGCCTGCAGGGGGTGACCGGTCTCGCGTTCGTGCAGCTCAGCGAGCGCAGCGACGACGCACTATCGGGCGGTACGACCGGTACGGCGGCGAGCGGCACGTCGGGCACGTCGAACGCCGCGGGCGTGGCGGTTTCAGCGGCAACGACGGACGCCACCGCTGCCGCGACGCCCCTCGATCACAGCCCCATGTCGACCTCGGCGGATCATGTGGCGCGCATTCCGATGCGTGCCGGACTGATCGAACAGTTGGAGCATCGCGGGCAGGCCTTGTTGACGCAGATGGCGAAGATCAGCGATAACCTGGGCCGCTGGACCAATGACGGCACGCGGATGCAATTCATGGAGACGATGGCCAGCATCCGGCATGCCGCCAACCATGTCGATGCGCTGGCCTTGCACGCCGATCCGGTCGTGCAGAAGCTGCCGCAGACGATGGCGCATCTCGATCAGACGGTGCAATCGGCCAATCGATTGATGACCACGCTGAATCGCCCGGACGGCCCGTTGATCGGCAATCTGAACCGTATCGGCACGGCCGCGCAGCGCACCGGCGACGCGCTCGCCGATATATCGGCGAAGGTCCGCTACGACACGCTGCCGCGTTTGGACGCGCTGTCCGACAACGTCCGCGTGGCGAGTCGCAGTATCAGCCGGGCGGCGGATCTCGTTGCCGATCACCCGCGCAGCCTGTTGTTCGGCACGCCTGCACCAAGACCGGGCCCGGGCGAGGCCGGATTCGGCTGGCCATCGGCGTCGCGCGGCCATGCCGACGCGCCCCCGCATCACACCGACGACAGCAACGGCTCGGCCGCCGATCCAGGCATCGACCCGGGATCGCACGACGCCGACGCGCAAGACGCCTTGCGCGCCATCGCGCCAAAAGGAGAGGGAGAATGA
- a CDS encoding ATP-binding cassette domain-containing protein yields MTRSAFEKSARTAPRPPVGEPVIEIRDLCTRFDETVVHDMVDMTVNRGEIVSLVGGSGSGKTTLVRQMLGLERPTSGAVRVFGEDPARPASGSRMMRNRSGMLFQRGALFSSLSVFDNVAQPIREFGRIPDDLLRDVVMLKLEMVGLSFRHANKLPSELSGGMIKRVGIARALALEPELLYLDEPTAGLDPTASDGFVDLIASLHRALGLTVVMVTHDLDTMVSLSTRVAVLADRHIIAAAPVEEVAGVAHPFIEEYFLGERGRRALAALPPERRALLPDGAHWD; encoded by the coding sequence ATGACGCGCAGTGCTTTCGAGAAATCGGCGCGAACGGCCCCGCGTCCGCCGGTCGGCGAGCCCGTGATCGAGATCCGCGACCTCTGTACGCGCTTTGATGAGACGGTGGTGCACGACATGGTCGACATGACGGTCAATCGTGGTGAGATCGTGTCCTTGGTAGGGGGCTCCGGCTCAGGCAAGACCACCTTGGTCCGGCAGATGCTCGGCCTCGAACGTCCCACTAGCGGCGCGGTCCGGGTATTCGGCGAGGATCCGGCTCGACCGGCATCGGGCAGCCGGATGATGCGCAATCGATCGGGCATGCTATTTCAACGCGGAGCCCTGTTCTCGTCGCTCAGCGTGTTCGACAACGTCGCGCAGCCGATCCGTGAATTTGGGCGCATTCCGGACGACCTGCTGCGCGACGTCGTCATGTTGAAGTTGGAAATGGTCGGACTGTCGTTCCGACACGCCAACAAGCTGCCGTCCGAATTGTCCGGCGGCATGATCAAGCGCGTCGGGATCGCGCGGGCGCTGGCGCTCGAACCGGAGCTGTTGTATCTGGACGAGCCGACCGCGGGACTCGATCCCACCGCATCGGATGGTTTCGTCGACTTGATCGCCAGTCTGCATCGGGCGCTCGGTCTGACGGTGGTGATGGTGACGCATGACCTCGACACGATGGTGTCGTTGTCGACGCGCGTGGCGGTGCTGGCGGATCGGCATATCATCGCCGCCGCGCCGGTGGAGGAGGTGGCCGGCGTCGCGCACCCTTTCATCGAAGAGTATTTTCTGGGCGAGCGCGGTAGGCGAGCGCTGGCGGCGCTGCCGCCCGAGCGACGCGCGTTGCTCCCGGATGGCGCACACTGGGACTAA
- a CDS encoding ABC transporter permease yields MPLNLDAPPSLTVDEDPSAQPGRAGPLDADALAAEPRLRGVSGRTARLSGQWTALALASDRDHAGALLRRARERPLAAWDLTAIDRLDHAGGQLLWRTWGRKLPDAVALTDTQRGIFDRIALLDAQPHEPPEEAPRIDPITRFGLAIFGFSAHLRSGITLFGGFVQDLGTVIAHPSRMPWRALSAQIFVMGAQALGITALVAFLIGIVLGYLSAQQLSAFGANAFIVNILGLSIIRELGPVLAAILVAGRSGSAITAQLGVMRLTEELDAMRVMGISHGIRLVLPRVLALAIAMPLLIMWTDAIALMGGMVAARFGLGIDFALFLQNLRHAVPIVNFWIGLGKGVVFGTLIALTACHFGFRIKANSQSLGAGTTSSVVSAITVVIFADAVFAIAFQGIGL; encoded by the coding sequence GTGCCTTTGAATCTGGATGCGCCCCCTTCGCTGACGGTCGACGAGGACCCTTCGGCGCAGCCGGGACGGGCGGGGCCTCTCGACGCCGATGCATTGGCTGCCGAGCCGCGTTTGCGCGGCGTGTCGGGCCGTACCGCACGCCTTTCCGGGCAATGGACGGCGCTCGCGCTCGCTTCGGACCGTGATCACGCGGGCGCATTGCTGCGCCGTGCGCGCGAGCGGCCCTTGGCCGCCTGGGATCTGACCGCGATCGATCGCCTGGACCACGCCGGCGGGCAATTGCTTTGGCGTACCTGGGGTCGAAAACTACCGGATGCCGTCGCGCTGACGGATACGCAACGCGGCATCTTCGATCGCATCGCCCTGCTCGACGCGCAACCGCACGAGCCGCCCGAGGAAGCACCGCGGATCGATCCGATCACGCGTTTCGGACTCGCGATTTTCGGTTTCAGCGCCCATCTGCGCAGCGGCATCACGCTGTTTGGCGGCTTCGTGCAAGACCTCGGCACGGTGATCGCGCATCCGTCGCGGATGCCGTGGCGTGCCTTGTCGGCGCAAATTTTCGTGATGGGCGCGCAGGCGCTGGGCATTACCGCGTTGGTCGCGTTTCTGATCGGCATCGTGCTCGGTTATCTGTCTGCGCAGCAGCTCTCGGCATTCGGCGCGAACGCCTTTATCGTCAATATCCTGGGCCTGTCGATCATTCGCGAACTCGGTCCCGTGCTGGCGGCGATTCTGGTCGCGGGGCGGTCCGGCTCGGCGATCACCGCGCAACTAGGCGTGATGCGTCTGACCGAAGAGCTGGATGCGATGCGGGTGATGGGCATATCGCACGGCATCCGTCTGGTGCTGCCTCGCGTGTTGGCGTTGGCCATCGCCATGCCCTTGCTGATCATGTGGACCGATGCCATCGCGTTGATGGGCGGCATGGTGGCGGCGCGCTTTGGCCTCGGTATCGACTTTGCGCTGTTCCTGCAGAACTTGCGGCATGCGGTGCCGATCGTCAATTTCTGGATCGGATTGGGCAAGGGCGTCGTCTTCGGCACGCTGATTGCGTTGACGGCCTGCCACTTCGGCTTCCGGATCAAGGCCAATTCACAGAGTCTCGGTGCCGGCACGACTTCGTCGGTGGTCAGCGCCATCACGGTCGTGATCTTTGCCGATGCCGTGTTTGCGATCGCTTTCCAGGGGATCGGGTTATGA
- a CDS encoding biotin--[acetyl-CoA-carboxylase] ligase — protein MNTTRPYGALDSRDVAARLPDNWQLDYVDRTGSTNADLLTRWAGAPPDGQPIKASLRALQGPLDWATASATFPPVVRVADEQTAGRGRQGRPWRTVPGEGLLFSIAVVLPCSLDALSGLSLAVGLGIVEGLRTLPGITPEKAERIGLKWPNDILLDDAKLGGVLIETSGHGPHACAVVIGIGLNLRGTPVAPSAVAKNRGASVAGNTVTAAPPGLPPACLAMLLPEPDPARHEDDSAARHDVWRGAVLCAITAALSRTLSAFSAAGFEPMRDAWWRVHRFAGRAVRILDGGVEKLSGMAAGVDPRGQLLIAPSSGTPDDDSAHGKPLAPDARSQFDSSDDTSAARATWIPVQAGDVSLRLADNTHVRHRLLIDSGNSRLKWTLTDAAGKWLAQGTADKADAEDATGAADAAKAGSSGVSARNAHDAGDLTSNAAASISPPLRDLRAAWRILTPPDEIWISNVAGESIAALIAAECDALWPAAPRHVIRAQRTQCGLVNGYLEAERLGSDRWAGMIAARAAYPGEALLIATFGTATTIDTITAAGEFVGGWIAPGWRVMLQSLGQNTAQLPMLNDAQAHAGKDTAFGRTTREAIIEGCRQAQAGMILSAWRNWCDATKDEEAPRRCIVAGGAANEIVPALPVAVTRHDDLVLHGLSRIAQSPEAG, from the coding sequence ATGAATACGACCCGCCCCTATGGTGCCCTGGACAGCCGCGACGTCGCGGCCCGGCTTCCCGACAACTGGCAGCTGGACTATGTCGACCGCACCGGTTCGACCAATGCCGACCTGCTGACGCGCTGGGCCGGCGCGCCGCCGGATGGCCAGCCGATCAAGGCGTCGTTGCGTGCGCTGCAGGGCCCGCTCGACTGGGCGACGGCCAGCGCGACCTTTCCCCCGGTAGTGCGCGTGGCGGACGAGCAAACGGCCGGACGGGGACGTCAAGGTCGGCCATGGCGCACCGTTCCGGGCGAAGGACTGCTGTTTTCGATTGCCGTCGTGTTGCCCTGCTCCCTGGACGCGCTGTCCGGATTGAGTCTGGCCGTCGGATTGGGGATCGTCGAAGGCTTGCGGACACTGCCGGGCATCACGCCGGAGAAGGCCGAACGTATTGGTCTGAAATGGCCGAACGATATCCTCCTGGACGACGCCAAGCTCGGCGGCGTCTTGATCGAGACGAGTGGCCACGGCCCGCACGCCTGCGCCGTCGTGATCGGCATCGGCCTGAATCTGCGCGGCACGCCAGTGGCACCGTCGGCCGTGGCGAAGAACCGCGGCGCGAGCGTGGCCGGCAACACCGTTACGGCAGCGCCGCCCGGCTTGCCGCCGGCCTGCCTCGCGATGCTGTTGCCGGAACCGGACCCCGCTCGGCACGAGGACGACAGTGCGGCTCGACACGATGTTTGGCGGGGTGCCGTCCTCTGCGCCATCACCGCGGCGCTGTCCCGCACGCTGTCGGCATTTTCGGCCGCCGGATTCGAACCGATGCGGGACGCGTGGTGGCGGGTGCATCGCTTCGCTGGACGAGCAGTCCGTATCCTGGATGGGGGCGTGGAAAAACTCAGCGGCATGGCGGCGGGCGTCGATCCGCGCGGCCAACTGCTGATCGCCCCGTCGTCAGGGACGCCCGATGACGACAGTGCGCACGGCAAGCCACTGGCGCCCGATGCGCGATCCCAATTCGATTCGTCGGACGACACGTCGGCAGCACGCGCGACATGGATTCCGGTGCAAGCCGGCGATGTCTCACTGCGCCTCGCCGACAACACCCATGTGCGCCATCGCTTGCTGATCGATTCGGGCAATAGCCGGCTCAAATGGACGCTGACCGATGCCGCAGGCAAATGGCTGGCACAGGGCACGGCAGACAAGGCCGATGCCGAGGACGCAACAGGGGCGGCAGATGCCGCGAAGGCGGGAAGCAGTGGCGTCTCAGCCCGCAACGCGCATGACGCCGGCGACTTGACAAGCAACGCCGCTGCGTCGATCAGTCCACCGCTCCGGGATCTGCGCGCGGCGTGGCGTATCTTGACGCCGCCCGATGAAATCTGGATATCGAATGTTGCCGGCGAGAGCATCGCGGCCCTGATCGCCGCGGAATGCGACGCTTTATGGCCCGCGGCCCCGCGACATGTGATTCGCGCGCAGCGGACACAGTGCGGCTTGGTCAACGGTTACCTGGAAGCAGAGCGCTTGGGAAGTGATCGATGGGCCGGCATGATCGCCGCGCGCGCGGCCTATCCCGGGGAAGCGTTGCTGATCGCCACATTCGGCACTGCGACGACGATCGATACGATCACCGCCGCAGGAGAATTCGTCGGCGGCTGGATTGCACCCGGTTGGCGTGTGATGCTGCAATCGCTCGGTCAAAACACCGCGCAATTGCCGATGCTCAACGATGCGCAAGCGCATGCCGGCAAGGACACGGCGTTCGGACGCACGACGCGCGAAGCCATTATCGAAGGGTGTCGTCAGGCGCAGGCGGGAATGATCCTCTCGGCATGGCGCAATTGGTGCGATGCCACAAAAGACGAAGAGGCGCCGCGTCGTTGCATCGTCGCAGGCGGTGCCGCCAATGAGATCGTGCCGGCGCTGCCGGTCGCGGTCACGCGACATGACGACCTGGTTCTGCACGGCCTGTCACGCATCGCCCAAAGCCCGGAAGCGGGCTAA
- the rfaE2 gene encoding D-glycero-beta-D-manno-heptose 1-phosphate adenylyltransferase has translation MSESSLSGAATSPTGSPSHAPGFERKIVTLETLLARRADLPEPVVFTNGVFDILHRGHVTYLARARALGAFLIVGVNSDASVRTLGKGDDRPINAEADRMALLAALVDVDAVIGFSESTPVELIRALRPDVLVKGGDYDMDALPESALVRGWGGRALAIPFEHQRSTTALLRKVRAAS, from the coding sequence ATGAGCGAGTCGTCCCTGTCCGGTGCGGCGACGTCGCCCACCGGCTCGCCGTCCCATGCGCCTGGCTTCGAGCGCAAGATCGTGACGCTTGAAACGCTGCTCGCGCGGCGTGCGGACCTGCCAGAGCCGGTCGTGTTCACGAATGGCGTGTTCGATATCCTGCATCGGGGACATGTCACGTATCTGGCGCGTGCTCGGGCACTGGGCGCCTTCCTGATCGTCGGCGTGAACAGCGACGCGTCGGTGCGGACGCTCGGGAAAGGAGACGATCGTCCGATCAACGCCGAGGCGGACCGCATGGCCCTGCTGGCTGCGTTGGTCGATGTCGACGCCGTCATCGGTTTCAGCGAATCGACGCCGGTCGAACTGATCCGCGCCTTGCGTCCCGACGTGTTGGTGAAGGGCGGCGACTACGACATGGACGCGCTGCCCGAATCGGCATTGGTACGTGGCTGGGGCGGCCGTGCATTGGCGATCCCTTTCGAGCATCAGCGCTCGACCACCGCTTTGCTTCGCAAGGTGCGCGCCGCTTCCTGA
- a CDS encoding ferritin-like domain-containing protein, producing MNGMLYPELYRSLESVRWDMDKDIPWDKFDASMLSDEQAKTVKMNAITEWSALPATEMFLRDNRHDSDFSAFMSVWFFEEQKHSLVLMEYLRRFRPEMVPSEKELHEVRFPFDPAPPLETLMLHFCGEIRLNHWYRRAAEWHTEPVIKAIYETISRDEARHGGAYLRYMKRALAQTGDVARAAFAKIGVLMASARRTEKPLHPTNLHVNQDLFPRDTVQSRLPDPDWLEHWLDEQIKFDAVWETKVVERILHNLSILFERPFASVQELNRYRKEVVQRMQAATGGEAAPAPAGA from the coding sequence ATGAACGGTATGCTTTACCCCGAACTCTACAGATCGCTTGAGTCGGTTCGCTGGGATATGGATAAGGATATCCCCTGGGATAAGTTCGACGCGTCGATGCTGTCGGACGAACAAGCGAAAACGGTCAAGATGAACGCGATCACCGAGTGGTCCGCGTTGCCTGCCACCGAAATGTTCCTGCGCGACAATCGTCACGACAGTGACTTTTCGGCGTTCATGAGCGTCTGGTTCTTCGAGGAACAGAAGCATTCGCTGGTTCTGATGGAGTACCTGCGCCGGTTCCGTCCTGAAATGGTGCCCAGCGAGAAGGAACTGCACGAAGTGCGCTTTCCGTTCGACCCGGCGCCGCCGCTCGAAACGCTGATGCTGCATTTCTGCGGGGAAATTCGCCTGAACCATTGGTATCGTCGTGCTGCCGAATGGCACACCGAGCCCGTCATCAAGGCGATCTACGAAACGATCTCGCGTGACGAAGCACGTCATGGTGGTGCGTATCTGCGCTACATGAAGCGTGCGCTGGCCCAAACCGGTGACGTCGCGCGTGCCGCGTTCGCAAAGATCGGCGTCTTGATGGCGTCCGCGCGTCGCACGGAAAAGCCGCTGCATCCGACCAATCTGCACGTGAATCAGGATCTGTTCCCGCGCGATACGGTGCAGTCGCGCCTGCCGGACCCGGATTGGCTCGAGCATTGGCTGGATGAGCAGATCAAGTTCGATGCCGTCTGGGAAACCAAGGTCGTCGAGCGGATCCTGCACAATCTGTCGATTCTGTTCGAGCGCCCGTTTGCGTCGGTCCAGGAACTGAACCGCTACCGCAAGGAAGTGGTTCAGCGCATGCAAGCCGCCACCGGCGGCGAAGCGGCTCCCGCGCCAGCAGGCGCTTGA
- a CDS encoding chalcone isomerase family protein: MAAIVLTCSGAGLLSPKPAWAYDPLEFVPDQVAAARLYGSAVMRRYGRPAYGIKLFVDLGTFSADDLSRESFALDLEYKSALSGAEIASAFTGQMADEGIATGAQIRAWHKQLAQFLPSVQASQHLTAVFHPREGTRFFLNGNPVGLIAGNDFCRAFFGIWLDSTTTMPDLRARLLKGAG, translated from the coding sequence GTGGCGGCGATCGTTCTAACATGCAGTGGCGCGGGCCTCCTGTCGCCCAAACCGGCCTGGGCCTACGATCCGCTCGAATTCGTGCCGGACCAGGTGGCGGCCGCCCGCCTGTACGGCAGCGCGGTGATGCGACGGTACGGGCGTCCTGCGTATGGCATCAAACTTTTCGTCGATCTGGGCACGTTTTCGGCCGACGATTTGTCGCGCGAATCCTTCGCCCTGGACCTGGAATATAAAAGCGCCCTCAGCGGCGCCGAGATCGCCAGCGCCTTCACCGGTCAAATGGCCGACGAGGGGATCGCGACCGGTGCCCAGATCCGCGCCTGGCACAAGCAGCTTGCGCAGTTTCTGCCGTCCGTTCAGGCCAGCCAGCATCTGACGGCCGTCTTTCACCCCCGCGAAGGCACGCGATTCTTCCTCAACGGCAATCCGGTCGGACTGATCGCCGGCAACGATTTCTGCCGGGCATTCTTCGGCATCTGGCTCGACAGCACGACGACGATGCCCGATCTACGGGCGCGGCTCCTGAAAGGCGCGGGCTGA